The following are encoded in a window of Alphaproteobacteria bacterium genomic DNA:
- a CDS encoding peptidylprolyl isomerase — translation MPRLPSLFLALAGLFWSALAAAQNAPQTVPTEAQVPPPPPPLEAENSWVLDLSTGGRVVIQLRPDVAPHHVERIKTLTRQGFYNGLTFFRVIEGFMAQGGDPENSGVGGSPLPNLEAEINGLPHTRGAIGMARAQELNSANSQFYIMFMPRLQMDRQYTVLGRVVSGMNFVDAIERGEPPAAPSRIVRASIGSDNVPPMTAEQLRAEAERMAAAAPRVAAASQTAGPAEPPPAAGPHPLEPVRSPNAPPRPRRPQR, via the coding sequence ATGCCGCGTCTGCCGTCCCTGTTCCTTGCCCTCGCCGGCCTGTTCTGGAGCGCGCTCGCCGCGGCTCAGAACGCGCCGCAGACCGTTCCGACCGAAGCCCAGGTGCCGCCGCCTCCGCCGCCGCTCGAGGCGGAGAACAGCTGGGTGCTCGATCTTTCGACCGGCGGCCGGGTCGTGATCCAGCTGAGGCCCGACGTCGCTCCGCACCATGTCGAGCGGATCAAGACCCTGACCCGCCAGGGCTTCTACAACGGCCTCACCTTCTTCCGAGTGATCGAAGGCTTCATGGCCCAGGGCGGAGACCCGGAGAATAGCGGCGTCGGCGGCTCGCCGCTGCCCAATCTCGAGGCGGAGATCAACGGCCTGCCGCACACCCGCGGAGCGATCGGCATGGCCCGCGCGCAGGAGCTGAACAGCGCCAACAGCCAGTTCTACATCATGTTCATGCCCAGGCTCCAGATGGACCGCCAGTATACCGTGCTCGGGCGCGTGGTTTCGGGCATGAACTTCGTCGACGCCATCGAGCGCGGCGAGCCGCCCGCGGCGCCGAGCCGGATCGTCCGCGCCTCCATCGGCTCCGACAACGTCCCGCCGATGACCGCCGAGCAGCTGCGCGCGGAAGCGGAGCGGATGGCCGCGGCAGCGCCCCGCGTCGCGGCCGCCAGCCAGACCGCCGGCCCCGCCGAGCCGCCGCCCGCGGCCGGCCCGCACCCGCTCGAGCCGGTGCGCTCGCCCAACGCGCCGCCGCGCCCGCGCCGGCCGCAGCGTTAG
- a CDS encoding RHS repeat-associated core domain-containing protein: MGCRNLRTRALGAVLLGTTGLTAPALAQTGEPAHRALDANGVDLISGTYPFVLTEGTIGSGPGAITIERHGTDPGGVGNWQNMWAHQSISGGTTTVVVVLGDRSETFTSTGSGFTPAQANGATLSGGGGSAFVYTAPDGRAITFGAPADDQYGASNLCAHTNANQSSCCATALGMAQPDGMTVTFGWTVHANCSSTFNSDGSLDCTYAWRLDTVENSFGYSVDFAYVTDFASLHQNPSPDWYKRSGETLSNGTTTRTVSNTFVSSTVTDMTDADGRVWRVTNGTNSLGIRRPGSSSDDITVSFSGFAVTQIVRDGITTNYSRSVSGNNATTTITDAASQVTTIVADTAIGQITSVTDPLSHTTSYTYDGNGRLTRITQPEGNYTNYTRDSRGNVTEVRQVAKPSTGLPDVVTSATYISSCIDSSCNSPLTTTDERGNVTDYAYDGTHGGVLTVTGPAPGGTGTRPQTRYSYTPADGGYLLTGISACATGSTASPTCVDTADEIRTVIGYDDQGNATSVTRRDGAGTLIATSTMTYDDFGNLLTVDGPISGTADTTRYRYNSARQVIGEIGPDPDGGGALHHRAIRVTYGADGQATKVERGTVDSQSDADWALFSPLQEMQAEYDAHHRLVVHRLVSGSTTYSLTQTSYDSLGRANCVAQRMNPSEFATSSLPSDACTLDTTGSYGPDRIVRTSFDNAGRPNLVQTGYGVSGVQADEVATTYTANGQIERVTDAEANRTTYAYDGLDRLTRTSMPSPTTDNTSSTSDYEELTYVTAASGTRSTSLVASRRLRDNSSVAYSYDALGRLTATNVPNTAYAEYDSTYDHDLLGRLTASSHVGAHSVSFTYDALGRRVGETSYFGTKTMQYDLAGRLTRLTWPDSFQVGYYYNETDLTEIRESPSGANLTLASYTYDDLGRRTSLTRGNNAVTNYTYDAVGRTTQIFHDLASTASDLTLDLGFNPAGQIASTTRSNDSYAWGGHYAFNRSYITDGLNQYSHSGPADLSYDGRGNLSQSSVTGLPTLNFTYTSQNRLSAGPSSSLIVYDPFGRFLQVYHADSGGGHYQRFDSLGGTLISELDTSNVITRRYVPGPGMDEPVVWYEGSGTSTRRYYHADERGSIVAVSDAGGNAYAINSYDEYGIPGASNSGRFQYTGQLWMPELGMYHYRARLYSPTLGRFMQTDPIGFGGGMNIYGYARNDAINLTDPLGLDPPAPSPTADDDDTITVNGRRRPKRTNGCEPGEVRLGGYCISGFDLRNITLTDTTMTLISLTNPNQLIPGCSANGSVITCQVREPDSPPTNYCDSASYKIGRMLDDLGRFGQRAAILAAVVGFTMDGPGSAMPALAAYSIAGDVRMVGTLLEWYGGAPFPAYDMGTTIASRGLGADLVLQTIADIAGGAVGSVTLRPDSCP, from the coding sequence ATGGGCTGCAGGAATTTACGGACGCGCGCGCTCGGCGCCGTCCTGCTGGGGACGACCGGGCTGACGGCGCCGGCGCTGGCGCAGACCGGCGAGCCCGCGCATCGCGCCCTGGACGCCAACGGAGTCGACCTGATCAGCGGCACCTATCCCTTCGTGCTGACCGAAGGAACGATCGGCTCCGGCCCCGGGGCGATCACCATCGAGCGCCACGGCACCGATCCGGGCGGCGTCGGCAACTGGCAGAACATGTGGGCCCACCAATCGATCTCGGGGGGGACGACGACCGTGGTCGTTGTCCTCGGGGACCGTTCGGAGACGTTCACCAGCACGGGCTCGGGCTTCACCCCCGCCCAGGCCAACGGCGCGACTCTGAGCGGAGGGGGCGGAAGCGCGTTCGTCTACACCGCCCCCGACGGCAGGGCGATCACCTTCGGCGCTCCGGCCGACGATCAATATGGCGCCTCCAACCTGTGCGCCCATACCAACGCCAATCAGAGCTCCTGCTGTGCGACCGCGCTCGGCATGGCTCAGCCGGACGGCATGACGGTGACGTTCGGCTGGACCGTGCACGCCAATTGCTCCTCGACGTTCAATTCGGACGGCAGCCTCGACTGCACCTACGCCTGGCGGCTCGACACGGTCGAGAACAGCTTCGGCTACTCCGTCGACTTCGCCTACGTGACGGATTTCGCCTCGCTTCACCAGAATCCGTCCCCCGACTGGTACAAGCGCAGCGGCGAGACGCTGAGCAACGGGACCACCACGCGCACGGTGAGCAACACGTTCGTCTCCTCGACCGTGACCGACATGACCGACGCCGACGGCCGCGTGTGGCGGGTCACCAACGGCACCAACTCGCTCGGCATCCGGCGCCCGGGCTCGTCGTCGGACGATATCACCGTCTCCTTCTCCGGATTCGCGGTGACCCAAATCGTGCGCGACGGCATCACCACGAACTATTCGCGCAGCGTCAGCGGCAACAATGCGACGACGACGATCACCGACGCGGCCAGCCAGGTGACCACAATCGTCGCCGACACCGCGATCGGCCAGATCACATCGGTGACCGATCCGCTGAGCCACACGACCAGCTACACCTATGACGGCAACGGGCGGCTGACGCGCATTACCCAGCCGGAGGGCAATTACACTAATTACACCCGCGACAGCCGCGGCAACGTCACCGAGGTGCGCCAGGTCGCGAAACCGAGCACCGGCCTCCCCGACGTCGTGACCAGCGCAACCTACATATCGAGCTGCATCGACTCGTCCTGCAACAGCCCGCTGACCACCACCGACGAGCGCGGGAACGTCACCGACTATGCGTACGACGGCACCCATGGCGGCGTGCTGACGGTCACCGGCCCGGCGCCGGGGGGCACGGGGACTCGGCCGCAGACGCGCTATTCCTACACGCCGGCCGACGGCGGATATCTGCTCACCGGAATCTCGGCCTGCGCCACCGGAAGCACCGCTTCCCCGACCTGCGTCGACACCGCGGACGAGATTCGCACCGTGATCGGCTATGACGACCAGGGCAATGCGACATCGGTCACCCGAAGGGACGGCGCCGGAACGCTCATCGCGACCAGCACGATGACCTACGACGATTTCGGCAACCTGCTCACCGTGGATGGGCCGATCTCCGGCACGGCGGACACCACGCGCTACCGCTACAATAGCGCCCGGCAGGTGATCGGCGAGATCGGCCCCGATCCGGACGGCGGCGGCGCGCTGCATCACAGGGCGATCCGGGTGACCTACGGTGCCGACGGCCAGGCGACCAAGGTCGAACGCGGCACGGTCGACAGCCAGTCGGATGCCGACTGGGCCTTGTTCAGCCCGCTTCAGGAGATGCAGGCCGAATATGACGCGCACCATCGCCTCGTCGTCCATCGGCTGGTTTCGGGAAGCACGACCTATTCCCTGACCCAGACCAGCTACGACAGCCTGGGCCGCGCCAATTGCGTGGCTCAGCGGATGAACCCCAGCGAGTTCGCCACCTCGTCGCTGCCGTCGGACGCCTGCACGCTCGACACGACCGGAAGCTACGGCCCCGACCGGATCGTCAGGACGAGCTTCGACAATGCCGGCCGGCCGAACCTGGTCCAGACCGGCTACGGCGTCAGCGGCGTGCAGGCCGACGAGGTGGCGACGACGTACACCGCCAACGGCCAGATCGAGAGGGTCACCGACGCCGAGGCCAACCGCACGACCTACGCCTATGACGGGCTCGACCGCCTGACGCGGACCTCCATGCCCTCCCCGACGACCGACAATACGAGCTCGACGTCGGATTACGAGGAGCTGACCTACGTTACCGCGGCGAGCGGCACGCGCTCCACTTCGCTGGTCGCGAGCCGGCGGCTGAGGGACAATAGCAGCGTCGCCTACAGCTACGACGCGCTCGGCCGGCTGACCGCCACGAACGTACCGAACACCGCCTATGCGGAATATGATTCCACTTACGATCACGACCTGCTCGGCCGCCTGACCGCCTCGTCGCACGTCGGCGCCCATTCCGTGAGCTTCACCTATGACGCGCTCGGGCGGAGGGTGGGGGAGACGAGCTACTTCGGCACCAAGACGATGCAATACGACCTCGCCGGCCGCCTGACCCGGCTCACCTGGCCGGACAGCTTCCAGGTCGGCTATTATTACAACGAGACCGACCTGACCGAAATCCGCGAAAGCCCGTCGGGCGCGAACCTGACCCTGGCGAGCTATACCTACGACGATCTCGGCCGGCGCACCTCGCTGACCAGAGGCAACAATGCCGTGACGAATTACACCTACGACGCGGTGGGACGGACGACCCAGATCTTCCACGACCTGGCCAGCACGGCGAGCGACCTGACGCTGGACCTCGGCTTCAACCCGGCCGGCCAGATCGCCAGCACCACGCGCAGCAACGACAGCTACGCCTGGGGCGGCCATTACGCGTTCAACCGAAGCTACATTACCGACGGCCTCAACCAGTACAGCCACAGCGGGCCGGCCGACCTTTCCTACGATGGCCGCGGCAATCTGTCGCAGTCCTCCGTGACGGGCCTGCCGACGTTGAACTTTACCTATACGTCGCAAAATCGCCTGTCGGCGGGGCCGTCCTCTTCCCTGATCGTCTACGATCCGTTCGGACGGTTCCTCCAGGTCTATCACGCCGATTCCGGCGGCGGGCATTACCAGCGCTTCGATTCCCTCGGCGGCACCCTGATCTCGGAGCTGGACACCAGCAACGTCATCACCCGCCGCTACGTCCCCGGCCCCGGCATGGACGAGCCGGTGGTCTGGTACGAGGGCTCGGGGACGAGCACGCGGCGCTATTACCATGCCGACGAGCGCGGCTCGATCGTCGCCGTCAGCGACGCCGGCGGCAATGCCTATGCCATCAACAGCTACGACGAATATGGCATACCGGGGGCGAGCAATTCAGGGCGGTTCCAATATACCGGCCAACTCTGGATGCCCGAGCTCGGCATGTATCACTACCGCGCCCGCTTGTACTCGCCGACGCTGGGGCGGTTCATGCAAACCGATCCGATCGGGTTCGGGGGCGGGATGAACATCTATGGCTATGCGAGGAACGATGCGATCAATTTGACCGACCCACTTGGTCTCGATCCGCCGGCGCCATCGCCCACAGCCGATGACGATGATACTATCACGGTCAACGGGAGGCGCCGCCCGAAGCGGACAAATGGGTGCGAACCCGGCGAGGTCCGGTTAGGCGGCTATTGCATTTCTGGGTTCGATCTGAGGAACATAACTTTAACTGACACGACGATGACGTTAATATCGCTTACTAATCCGAATCAATTGATTCCAGGCTGCAGCGCGAACGGAAGTGTAATTACCTGCCAGGT
- the coaD gene encoding pantetheine-phosphate adenylyltransferase has product MRTGVYPGTFDPITLGHMDIIRRAAHLVDRLVIGVTTNPSKSPMFSVEERLATVGREVAGIRDGAEIRVVGFDSLLMDFAVRENASMIIRGLRAVADFEYEFQMAGMNQQINDEIETVFLMAGVSLQPIASKLVKEIARYGGEISRFVTPAVAAEVRARVERDGGAAGAG; this is encoded by the coding sequence ATGAGGACAGGCGTCTATCCCGGCACGTTCGATCCGATCACGCTCGGCCACATGGATATCATCCGCCGCGCGGCGCACCTCGTCGACCGGCTGGTGATCGGAGTGACCACCAATCCCTCCAAGTCGCCGATGTTCTCGGTCGAGGAGCGGCTGGCGACGGTCGGGCGCGAAGTCGCGGGCATTCGCGACGGCGCGGAAATCCGGGTCGTCGGCTTCGATTCGCTGCTGATGGACTTCGCGGTGCGCGAAAATGCCTCGATGATCATCCGCGGCCTGCGCGCCGTCGCCGATTTCGAATATGAGTTTCAGATGGCGGGGATGAACCAGCAGATCAACGACGAGATCGAGACGGTCTTCCTGATGGCGGGCGTGTCGCTGCAGCCGATCGCGTCCAAGCTGGTCAAGGAGATCGCGCGCTACGGCGGCGAGATTTCCCGCTTCGTCACGCCGGCGGTCGCCGCCGAGGTGCGGGCGCGGGTGGAGCGGGACGGGGGCGCCGCGGGCGCCGGTTAA
- a CDS encoding polyprenyl synthetase family protein has translation MSLKSALETVGAEIDAAFDRLLVIPEDGRGRLYEAMRYAAIGGGKRIRPMLVLAACDIFAVDRERAMRVALSVECIHVYSLIHDDLPSMDDDDLRRGKPTLHRAFEESTAILAGDSLHALAFEILADEATHEDPFVRAELVAELARAAGPAGMAGGQMMDLMASEAALDLAAVTRLQQLKTGALIGWCVEAGAIMGRVPPEGRTGLRGYARDVGLAFQIVDDLIDHEGQEEKAGKRVGKDLAAGKQTFVSLLGSERARRQADLLLNQAIEHLQGFGEEAALLRAVARFAVERDH, from the coding sequence ATGAGCCTCAAGTCAGCGCTCGAAACGGTCGGGGCCGAGATCGACGCGGCCTTCGACCGCCTGCTGGTCATACCGGAAGATGGACGCGGCCGGCTCTACGAGGCCATGCGCTACGCGGCGATCGGCGGGGGCAAGAGAATTAGGCCGATGCTGGTCCTCGCCGCGTGCGACATATTCGCGGTAGATCGCGAGCGGGCGATGCGCGTCGCGCTCTCGGTGGAGTGCATCCACGTCTACTCGCTGATTCACGACGATCTGCCGAGCATGGACGACGACGATTTGAGGCGCGGCAAGCCCACCCTGCATCGCGCGTTCGAGGAATCCACCGCGATCCTCGCCGGCGATTCGCTCCACGCGCTGGCGTTCGAGATACTCGCCGACGAGGCGACTCACGAGGATCCGTTCGTCCGCGCGGAGCTGGTCGCCGAGCTTGCCCGGGCGGCGGGGCCGGCGGGCATGGCCGGCGGGCAGATGATGGACCTGATGGCGTCGGAGGCCGCGCTCGACCTCGCCGCCGTGACCCGGCTTCAGCAGCTCAAGACCGGCGCGCTGATCGGCTGGTGCGTCGAAGCGGGGGCGATCATGGGGCGGGTGCCGCCCGAGGGCCGCACCGGCCTGCGCGGCTATGCCCGCGACGTCGGCCTCGCCTTCCAGATCGTCGACGATCTGATCGACCATGAAGGACAAGAGGAGAAGGCCGGAAAGCGCGTCGGCAAGGATCTGGCCGCGGGCAAGCAGACCTTCGTCTCCCTGCTTGGGTCGGAGCGCGCGCGGCGCCAGGCCGATCTGTTGCTGAACCAGGCGATCGAGCATCTCCAGGGATTCGGCGAGGAGGCGGCGCTGCTCCGGGCCGTGGCGCGCTTTGCGGTGGAGCGCGATCATTGA
- a CDS encoding exodeoxyribonuclease VII small subunit — MAQEDEVAQLSFEAALKRLEEIVRKLESGEAPLDEAIDLYSEGDRLKQQCEARLAAAQARIEKIQFGPGGAPEGTAPFDGE; from the coding sequence ATGGCTCAGGAAGACGAAGTCGCCCAGCTTTCGTTCGAGGCGGCGCTGAAGCGGCTCGAGGAGATCGTGCGCAAGCTCGAAAGCGGCGAGGCGCCGCTCGACGAGGCGATCGATCTCTACAGCGAAGGCGACCGGCTGAAGCAGCAATGCGAGGCCCGGCTCGCGGCGGCGCAGGCGCGGATCGAGAAAATCCAGTTCGGGCCGGGCGGCGCTCCGGAAGGCACCGCCCCCTTCGACGGCGAATGA